The stretch of DNA GTAGCGTCGGCCTATCTTGTGAGCAACTGCGGCAGAAGTACCAGACCCCAAAAATGAATCCAGCACGAGGTCACCTGGATTAGTAGCAATTCGGAGGACTAAGTGAACAAGCTCTTCTGGTTTAGGGGTAGAGAATGGCTCTATTTCTGGTAGGAGTTTACGAAGATGGTCTCGTTTTGCCGACTGGTTGGACCCCGCATCTTCGGCGGGCCACCAAGTTCGAGGGACAACTCCATCCTGAACATCAGTCAGATAACGTTTGATAATAGGCAGCCGGTCCCCATCCTTTCCAAAGTAGACTCGGTTTTCGGCTAGGGCTAGCCTTAGGCTTTCCTGTGAGAATCGCCAGTAGTTGCCTGAGGGGGGCGTCACTACACGCCCGGATGGCAGGGTTATCGGGTATCTCTGCGCGGCACTACCGCTTTTGGCGGTTCCGTTGTCTCCCTGTAACCATGGGCCTCTTGGATCCTTGTCTGGGTTTTTGTATCGAGCATTTTGCTCTTCAGTTCTGTCGAGTAGATTTCTTGTCTTGCTCCATACATCCCTCTGGCGTGCAAACAAAATGACGTGATCGTGAGCGCTAGAAACATCTGTATCGTTTCGGCGACCTTTATCTTTTTCCCAAGCGAAGGAGGCAACGAAGTTTTTCCTGCCGAATACTTCGTCCATGAGAACTTTGAGGTAGTGAGCTTCGTTGTCGTCAATAGTTACCCAGATGCTACCGTCTTCGGCAAGCAACTCGCGTAGGAGTACTAGGCGCGGATACATCATCGACAACCACTGACTATGCTCTAGGTTGTCGTCGTAGTGTTCGAATGCGCTTTTTGTGTTGTACGGAGGGTCGATGAAAATGCATTTCACCTGACCGGCGTAGAATGGGATCAGCGATTTCAAGGCTAAGAGGTTGTCACCTTGTATGATGAGGTTCTTGCTAGCGGCTTGAGTGTCGCCGTAGGTTTTCTCTCGCTTTAGTAGGTGATAAGGCACCTCAAGCGGGATTTCTTTGGCTTGGTTTTTGTTGACCCAATCTAGAAATGGCATTTTGCTTTTGGCCCTTGCTGATGCAAAAAAGGAGCATTGTATCCGCCGCTCGCGTGATTAAAACACTAGTGTTTAGGAGAGGCTGGTGAGGTCGCCGGTTGCAGGCGTTCCTGCACGATCAGGACCTTGAGCGACTCGGGAGAAGAGTTTCGTTGGTACATGACAAACTATCTTGTTAGGGCGGGTCTGGGGGGACGCTTACCCAGTGCAAGCACCTTTTGATACTGATTGGGAATCCTATAGGCGTTAGCTGGCTGGACGTGGAACACAGACCGCAGAAGCAAATGACCACTCCTGCTGCCGAAGGAGCGTTTATGGTCTCCCGCCTGTCCCTCTATTCATTGTCGGATGAGTCCATGAGATTGAGTGTCGTCGAACAGGAGGATGCCTGAGGCTTCTGAAGTAACCAAGCTACCAGGTGGATTCTTGGATGGAACAGGGCTATTTCGGACAATTAAAAAGCCGGCAAAGAGCCTGATGCCAACCAGTTAAGCTGTTCGCACGGTTTCACTCGTGAGGACAGATATGCCGGAGGCCACAACAATGTCGTTTCTCCTTGGAGAGAGAAACGACATTTTTTCTTAACTGACTGGTATTAGGCTTGCTGTTGGCTAAAAGCACGAGTCTCAATCACTGCCAACACATCCCGCACATCCTGCAGCAACAACCGGGCGGTATTGGTCACGGTGCCAATGTCCTTGTCGCTGGAATCTCGCAACGTAATGCAGGCCATCAAGTTCAGGTAGTCGAGGGTGGTGCGCAAACGCTCGCTGGCGCATGCATGTAGATCCGCTAAAGGCGCATGGCTATCGATAAACAGTACAGGCGTGTCGCTGGCGATTGGCGTCAGCGGGATAAAGCGTTGAGGCTCATCTTGAGTCTTCATGGCATTGCTCCTCGTATCGGAAAATACAGCTGCCATTCGCTGCGAATCGAATTGGGTGGCAGCTATGCGCGGGTTCGCAGACCGAAGATACGAGAACTCGGCAGATCCGAAGATCTCCCGCACACAGCCGCCATAAAGAAAGCAAACTCAGGACGCGGTGGGCGACCAGTGTTTTTATGGTGGGCTTAGATTAATCGTATCTGTAGGGCTGCGAAACCCTGTCGCTGATCGAAATCAGCAGACGTGAAAACTATAGGTGTGGGGTGGATTAGGAACAACGGCAGGGCTGTAGGAAAGGTCTCGATTGTGGGTAGGGCGAGGCTGAGTCGTTGATCCTTGCCGCAAGCGAGATGGTTGCTAACACTCCGTAGCGGTTACCGCAGGTCCAGGCCATGGCGCCATTCAGTCGTTGAGGTGTAGCTGGATAATCGGGGTGTGCCGGTTTGGGGGCGCTGCGCGCCCCATCGCAGCCTCGCGGGCTCGGCAGCGGCTACAGGGCGTAAGACTTTGCTATTCTGCGCGCCTTTTATCCATTGCAAGGAGCGCAGGCATGACCCAGTCCGTTGATGGCGGGAGGCGAGTAGGGATAGGGAAGCGGGGTGGTGTGTCTCGCTTGCGGCATTTTCTCTTCCGGTTGGCGCCGGCGCTTTTAGTGGGTTTGGCGCTGAGTGTGTCCACGGCCAGCGCCAACCCGGTCACCACTTATCGCGGCACGCTCGGCGATACGCCGGTGGAGCTGGCGCTGGTGTATGACTCGCAATACGGCGGCGGGATGTCCGGCTATTGGTTTAGCGGGGCCGAGCGCTTGCCGATGCCTTTGGAGCTCACGCCGTATCGTCCGGACAGGGGGCTGTTGATCAATATCATGGATAACCCGACGTTGCCGGCGGCGGCTGTGTCGTTGCAGCCCTTTGCCGAGGGGGCTGAGGCGTTGCAGGGGGCCTTGGTCGATTTGCGCACGGGCGTACAGCAGCCGTTGCAGTTGCAGCGGGTGATGCGTTTTGGCGGGAGTCAGCGCGAGGCCTTTGACGGTGAGCTGTTGCAGCCGGCGGCCGACCAGCAGTTCTACTTCAGTGTGCATGCCGTGCGCAATGCCGGGGAGGACAGGGGGCGGGTGGACAACATCCGGGTGCTGAGCCGGGCCACCGGCGAGGTGGTGCAGGAGGTGGGCGGGCAGTGGTGCATGGCTCCGACCGGGACCCGCACCCTGACCTTCGAGCATTTCGATGCCGATTCCACCCTCGATTTCCAGGTGCAGGGCTACAGCTTGAACGGCCCGTACGGCAGTGTGCTGTGCGCGCCGACCCAGTATTACCTGTACCACCCACAGACCCAGGCGTATCTGCGCCATCCGCAGCTGGAGCAGTTGGCCGCCGAGGGCACGGTGCGCTTTGCCGGCGGGCAGATGGAGTTCAGCAAGCAGGACTTTATCAACTTCAGTGCGGGCACCCAGCGTAGGGACTATTACCGCGTGATCAGCCCTGACCGGCTGGAATTCATTCAGTCTCTCGAGGGGCGTTTCTGATGCGGCGGGTTAATGTTTTTCGTGGGTTGGCGGCGGTGCTGCTGGTGTCGTGGCTTGTGCCGGCGCAAGCGGCCCATGGGGTGTATCAGGGCACCTTGGGCAAGCAGGCCATTGTGCTGACACTGGGCAGCCAGAACGCGCTGTACCAGGGGACCTATGCCTACCAGCGCTATCGCACGCCGATCCGCCTCAAGCCGACCTTCAGTTTCAGCAACAAGGTGCTGGCCATGGACGAGCTGGACGAGCAGGGCCTGCCGGTGGCGCGCTTGCAGTTCAACGACCTGATGGTCAGCCGCCAGAGCGAGCAGGTGCGCGGCAGTTGGACCAGTTATCGCACTGGCAAGACCTTGCCCATCAGACTGAAGCTGGTGGCGCTGGTGGACTCGGACCGTTCGTGGCCGCAGCCGAACACCACGCTGTTGCAGAGCGCGTCCACCAAACGCTGGTATTTCCAGGTGCCGATGCAGGGCAATGACCAGCGGATAACGGCGATCGAGGTGGTGGACAAGGCCAGCGGCAAACCGCTGCAGACCCTGACGCTGGCGGCGCCGGGTTGTCTGTATCAAGGGGTGGATATGTTGCAGGTGCAGGCCGAGGGGCAGAGCCTGCGGCTCAGTTTGAGCGACTGCAGGTTGCCGGGGTTTCAGTGGAATAAGGGGAGTGGGCGGTTTGAGGCTTTGCCTTGAGGTGTTGTCGGTCGGCTTGGTGTCTATTCAGATAGATCGTATTTGCAGGTTTTGCGACTGCTGCGCAGCCGATCGCAGCCTCGCGGGCTCGGCAGCGGCTACAGGGTGTGCGTCGCTGGGCAAAGCTCGCGTTGCATGATCAGGGTGCGTTCTTCGCCGTGGTGTTGTTCGCGCAGGGTGCGAAAGCCCAGGTTGGCGTAGAAGCCTTCGGCGGTGATCGAGGCGGGCACCGTCAGCTGGGTGAGGCCGGCGCCCAGGGCCTGGCGTTCGAGCTCGGCCATCAGTTGGCGGCCGATGCCCTGGCCTTGTCTATCCGGGGCGACGAAGACCGAGCGCACTACATGGCCGTCGAGGCTGGCGGTGCCGACAATTTCGCCGGCCGCTTGTGCCACCCAGACCTGGCGTTTGCTCAATAGCCGGCGCACGGCGTGCGGGCTGAAGTTTTCCTGCACCTGGGCGATTACCGCGGCGGGGTAGTCCCGGGCGTTGCTGGTCTGCAGGGCGGCGATGATCAGGCGGCTGATGGCGTCGGCGTCCTGCGTGTGGGCGGGGCGGATTTCACAGTCCATGTGGAGGAGTCCTTTGAAGGGCAGGTCTGGACACTAGCCTTGGTGGGTCTGGTTCGCCAAGGGCTTAGTGCGTGCGGCGTGCTTCCAGCCACTGAAACAGCAGCATGCCCGCCAGCATGGCCAGGACAAATACCCAGGCCTGCCAATGGGGCGTGAGCAGCAGGGTCAGTCCCGGCCCCGGGCAGATGCCGGCGATGCCCCAGCCGACGCCGAACAGCAGGCTGCCACCGATCAGGCGGCGGTCGATGTCGCGGCGGGTGGGCAATTGCATGCTC from Pseudomonas chlororaphis subsp. chlororaphis encodes:
- a CDS encoding site-specific DNA-methyltransferase, producing MPFLDWVNKNQAKEIPLEVPYHLLKREKTYGDTQAASKNLIIQGDNLLALKSLIPFYAGQVKCIFIDPPYNTKSAFEHYDDNLEHSQWLSMMYPRLVLLRELLAEDGSIWVTIDDNEAHYLKVLMDEVFGRKNFVASFAWEKDKGRRNDTDVSSAHDHVILFARQRDVWSKTRNLLDRTEEQNARYKNPDKDPRGPWLQGDNGTAKSGSAAQRYPITLPSGRVVTPPSGNYWRFSQESLRLALAENRVYFGKDGDRLPIIKRYLTDVQDGVVPRTWWPAEDAGSNQSAKRDHLRKLLPEIEPFSTPKPEELVHLVLRIATNPGDLVLDSFLGSGTSAAVAHKIGRRYIGIEMGDHARTHCVPRLEKVIEGELGGISHTVNWNGGGASPSLLWANLLSTSKANSPVLCALALLRHTSGTLKQELPVSRISTLYYWVNITEPAIFSSTMASSVTDAPQAAMS
- a CDS encoding DUF6691 family protein, which gives rise to MRKVTAFIAGLVFGLGLLLSGMANPTKVLGFLDLAGQWDPSLALVMLGAIGAAWWPFHWAIKQPNALLGASMQLPTRRDIDRRLIGGSLLFGVGWGIAGICPGPGLTLLLTPHWQAWVFVLAMLAGMLLFQWLEARRTH
- a CDS encoding GNAT family N-acetyltransferase, yielding MDCEIRPAHTQDADAISRLIIAALQTSNARDYPAAVIAQVQENFSPHAVRRLLSKRQVWVAQAAGEIVGTASLDGHVVRSVFVAPDRQGQGIGRQLMAELERQALGAGLTQLTVPASITAEGFYANLGFRTLREQHHGEERTLIMQRELCPATHTL